In Alosa sapidissima isolate fAloSap1 chromosome 4, fAloSap1.pri, whole genome shotgun sequence, the following are encoded in one genomic region:
- the LOC121707069 gene encoding inositol hexakisphosphate kinase 2-like produces the protein MSPAIEAMQQAEQQHYLGKGVLLEPFVHQVGGHSCVLRFGEQTICKPLIPREHQFYKSLPAAMRKFTPQYRGEVSVSFEEDEEGNLCLIAYPLHSEVSDLENVAPSVDLEPKNKIKWANKMLLDNDGYGKDRARNSRKDKDKSLKREEERLQQAEVLYYTLERSNAVPQLKHNPWSLKCHQQHLQRMKENAKHRNQYKFILLENLTWRHKVPCVLDLKMGTRQHGDDASEEKKAMQIRKCQQSTSASIGVRLCGMQVYQSGVGQLMFMNKYQGRKLTLPGFKEALYQFFHDGQRLRGELLSPVLRRLREMQAALEDCESYRFYSSSLLIIYDGEPPRSRRADEDGLSDQEDEDDEEEEEEEEEEEDEEEEEAVEEGAFGFPRSGAVAGGGSSSSSGSCNGSSEVSLNGGSSNGSTSSSSSAGGSGGSSAVTRRVARGLQEPNVDVRMIDFAHTTCRHYGEDSVVHEGQDSGYIFGLQNLITIISQLEDHGTD, from the exons ATGAGTCCAGCGATCGAGGCGATGCAGCAGGCAGAACAGCAGCATTATCTGGGCAAAGGGGTTCTGCTTGAACCCTTCGTGCACCAGGTGGGGGGCCATTCGTGTGTGCTCCGTTTCGGGGAGCAGACTATCTGCAAACCCCTCATCCCCCGTGAACACCAGTTCTACAAGAGCCTTCCCGCAGCCATGCGGAAGTTCACCCCGCAATACAGAG gtGAGGTTTCTGTGAGTTTTGAAGAAGACGAGGAGGGAAACCTGTGTCTCATCgcataccccctgcacagcgaggtgaGCGACCTGGAGAACGTGGCCCCTTCCGTCGACCTGGAACCCAAGAACAAAATCAAGTGGGCCAACAAGATGCTACTAGACAATGACGGCTACGGCAAGGACCGGGCCAGGAACTCGCGCAAGGACAAAGACAAGAG TCTGAagcgggaggaggagaggttaCAACAGGCCGAGGTGCTCTACTACACCCTGGAGAGAAGCAACGCCGTCCCCCAGCTCAAGCACAACCCCTGGAGCCTCAAGTGCCACCAGCAGCACCTTCAGAGGATGAAGGAGAACGCCAAGCACCGCAACCAATACA AATTCATCCTATTAGAGAACCTGACATGGAGGCATAAAGTGCCCTGCGTGCTGGACCTGAAGATGGGCACACGCCAGCATGGAGACGACGCCTCCGAGGAGAAGAAAGCCATGCAGATCCGCAAGTGCCAGCAGAGCACATCGGCCAGCATCGGCGTCCGCCTGTGTGGCATGCAG GTATACCAGTCAGGCGTAGGGCAGCTAATGTTCATGAACAAATACCAGGGACGCAAGCTGACGCTCCCGGGCTTCAAGGAGGCGCTCTACCAGTTCTTCCACGACGGCCAGCGGTTGCGGGGCGAGCTGCTGTCGCCGGTGCTGCGCCGTCTGCGCGAGATGCAAGCGGCGCTGGAGGACTGCGAGTCCTACCGCTTCTACTCGTCGTCGCTGCTCATCATCTACGACGGCGAGCCCCCGCGCTCCCGCAGGGCTGACGAGGATGGCCTCTCGGACCAGGAGGACGAAgacgatgaggaggaggaagaggaggaggaggaggaggaggacgaagaagaagaggaggcggTGGAGGAAGGGGCGTTCGGGTTCCCCCGCAGCGGGGCTGTGGCCGGGGgaggtagcagcagcagcagcggcagctgtAACGGCAGCAGCGAGGTCAGCCTGAACGGGGGCAGCAGTAACGGCAGCactagcagtagcagcagcgcCGGTGGCAGTGGCGGCAGTTCGGCGGTGACTCGTCGGGTGGCGCGGGGCTTGCAGGAGCCCAATGTGGACGTGCGCATGATTGACTTTGCCCACACCACGTGTCGGCACTACGGCGAGGACAGTGTGGTGCATGAGGGTCAGGACAGTGGCTACATTTTTGGCCTGCAGAACCTCATCACCATCATCTCCCAGCTGGAGGACCACGGCACAGATTGA